A single region of the Pyricularia oryzae 70-15 chromosome 4, whole genome shotgun sequence genome encodes:
- a CDS encoding CLAP1, with protein MAPTNIKVPAQGGSGSTGAPLLTPSFHMATTTLRVGGMTCGACTSAVESGFKGVDGVGNVSVSLVMERAVIIHNPQIISAEQIQEIIEDRGFDAEVLATDLPSPNPNQTEFDTDGDDTDHDHSSTVVVTTVAVEGMTCGACTSAVEAGFKDVSGVIKFNISLMSERAVIEHDKSLLSVETIAEMIEDRGFGATIVGSKEKTQPGRAQRRSRSRSRKPTSATTTVAIEGMTCGACTSAVEGGFQGVSGVHRFNISLLAERAVITHDPTELPAEKIAEIIEDRGFGAEILSTVLETSEASRNAATSQFKIFGNLDATTATSLEGVLTGLSGVQSAKVSLATSRLSVVHLPGVVGLRAIVQAVEGAGFNALVADNDDNNAQLESLAKTKEINEWRRAFKVSLSFAIPVFLLSMVIPMLLPAIDIGKVQLLPGLFLGDIVCLALTIPVQFGIGKRFYISAWKSIKHRSPTMDVLVVLGTSCAFFFSCIAMLISFLFPPHTRPATIFDTSTMLITFITLGRFLENRAKGQTSKALSRLMSLAPSMATIYADPIAAEKATEIWASDKAPTTEKQSTPEGNAAEEKVIPTELIQVGDIVILRPGDKIPADGLITMGETYVDESMVTGEAMPVQKKKGSTVIGGTVNGHGRVDFRVTRAGRDTQLSQIVKLVQDAQTTRAPIQRLADTLAGIFVPTILILGFLTFATWMVLSHVLANPPKIFLEDTSGGKVFVCLKLCISVIVFACPCALGLATPTAVMVGTGIGAENGILVKGGAALETATTITKVVLDKTGTITYGKMRVANAHIAEHWQTTEWVRKLWWTIVGLAEMGSEHPVGKAVLGAAKTELNLDAEGTIEGSVGDFEAAVGRGISAVVEPVSGTDRIRYKVLVGNIKFLRQNNVNVPEDAVEASEQINTRAAQKRKAGSSDKASSAGTTNIFIAIDGTYAGHLCLSDTIKEGAAAAIAVLHRMGIKTAIVTGDQRSTALAVAASVGISPEEVYAGVSPDQKQAIVKQMQEQGECVAMVGDGINDSPALATADVGIAMSSGTDVAMEAADVVLMRPDDLMNIPAALHLARSIFTRIKMNLAWACMYNVVGLPFAMGLFLPYGLHLHPMAAGAAMALSSVSVVVSSLLLKLWKRPSWMDESMYDERGGLRRKGSLWSSVGSIISVAQDLFGRVFRGRGKREEGYVPLSNMEAV; from the exons ATGGCCCCAACAAACATCAAAGTCCCTGCGCAGGGCGGATCCGGCAGTACGGGAGCCCCGCTACTCACGCCGAGTTTCCACATGGCGACAACGACATTAAGGGTCGGTGGCATGAC TTGTGGTGCATGCACCTCTGCCGTTGAGTCAGGCTTCAAAGGCGTCGACGGCGTAGGCAACGTCTCGGTGAGCCTTGTTATGGAGCGTGCTGTCATCATACACAACCCTCAAATAATCAGCGCCGAACAAATACAAGAAATCATCGAGGACCGCGGCTTCGACGCAGAAGTCCTAGCAACAGACCTTCCTTCTCCGAATCCGAACCAGACCGAATTCGACACCGATGGCGACGATACGGACCATGACCACAGCTCTACCGTGGTAGTCACAACAGTGGCTGTAGAGGGAATGACATGTGGCGCCTGCACTTCCGCTGTTGAGGCGGGCTTCAAAGACGTTTCGGGAGTCATAAAGTTCAACATTTCCTTGATGTCTGAAAGGGCCGTCATCGAGCATGATAAGTCCTTGCTCAGTGTGGAGACCATTGCCGAGATGATCGAAGATAGGGGCTTTGGCGCGACCATCGTGGGTAGCAAAGAGAAGACTCAGCCAGGACGGGCACAAAGAAGGTCGAGGAGTCGGTCGAGGAAGCCAACAAGCGCAACAACCACTGTAGCGATAGAGGGCATGACCTGTGGTGCATGCACCTCGGCCGTTGAAGGCGGCTTCCAGGGAGTGAGTGGGGTGCACCGTTTTAACATTAGCCTTCTCGCAGAACGCGCAGTTATCACGCATGACCCCACGGAATTACCAGCCGAAAAGATCGCCGAGATCATTGAAGACAGGGGCTTTGGTGCCGAGATTCTTTCTACAGTCTTGGAAACATCCGAAGCATCGCGCAATGCGGCAACCTCGCAATTCAAGATTTTCGGCAACCTAGACGCAACGACAGCGACGAGCTTGGAAGGTGTACTGACAGGTCTATCTGGGGTTCAATCTGCAAAAGTTAGCCTCGCAACATCAAGACTGAGCGTGGTACATCTTCCCGGCGTCGTGGGTCTGCGTGCCATCGTCCAGGCTGTTGAAGGTGCCGGCTTCAATGCTCTGGTCGCAGACAATGACGACAACAATGCACAGCTGGAATCACTCGCCAAAACTAAGGAAATCAACGAATGGCGCCGTGCTTTCAAGGTTTCCCTGTCATTCGCCATCCCTGTGTTTTTACTCAGCATGGTGATTCCAATGCTGCTTCCCGCGATCGACATTGGCAAAGTCCAGCTGCTGCCTGGCTTGTTCCTGGGTGATATTGTCTGCTTGGCTTTGACGATACCAGTGCAATTTGGCATCGGCAAGCGCTTCTACATTTCTGCATGGAAATCAATCAAGCACCGATCGCCTACTATGGATGTTCTCGTGGTCTTGGGTACATCGTGTGCCTTCTTCTTCAGCTGCATTGCCATGCTAATCTCGTTCCTGTTCCCCCCTCACACTCGACCGGCCACCATCTTCGACACGAGCACAATGTTGATCACGTTCATCACTCTCGGCCGGTTCCTTGAAAATAGGGCCAAGGGTCAAACTTCAAAGGCATTGTCAAGATTAATGTCTCTAGCACCGTCGATGGCAACCATTTATGCGGATCCCATTGCTGCTGAGAAGGCAACCGAAATATGGGCCTCCGATAAGGCTCCTACAACTGAGAAGCAGTCCACGCCGGAAGGAAACGCCGCCGAAGAGAAGGTCATTCCCACAGAACTGATTCAAGTAGGCGATATCGTCATACTTCGACCTGGTGACAAGATTCCGGCCGACGGGCTCATCACCATGGGCGAAACCTACGTTGACGAAAGCATGGTTACTGGAGAGGCTATGCCCGtgcagaagaaaaagggcAGCACTGTCATCGGCGGCACAGTCAATGGTCATGGAAGAGTTGACTTTAGAGTGACCCGGGCCGGCCGTGATACTCAGCTCAGTCAAATCGTCAAGCTTGTGCAGGATGCACAGACCACTCGGGCTCCTATTCAGCGTCTCGCTGACACCTTGGCCGGCATCTTCGTACCCACGATTCTCATTCTTGGTTTTTTGACTTTCGCCACATGGATGGTACTGTCCCACGTCCTCGCGAACCCGCCCAAGATCTTTCTCGAGGATACCAGCGGTGGCAAGGTTTTCGTATGCCTCAAGCTCTGCATTTCTGTCATTGTTTTTGCTTGTCCGTGTGCCCTTGGCCTCGCTACTCCCACAGCGGTTATGGTAGGAACAGGAATTGGCGCTGAAAACGGAATTTTGGTCAAGGGCGGTGCTGCACTTGAGACGGCTACCACTATCACCAAGGTTGTCCTTGACAAAACTGGTACAATTACATACGGCAAGATGCGCGTAGCCAACGCTCACATAGCAGAGCATTGGCAGACTACCGAATGGGTGCGAAAACTTTGGTGGACGATCGTAGGTCTGGCTGAGATGGGCAGTGAACACCCTGTGGGCAAGGCTGTACTTGGCGCTGCCAAGACCGAGCTCAACCTGGACGCTGAAGGTACAATAGAAGGCAGCGTTGGTGACTTCGAAGCTGCCGTTGGACGAGGAATAAGCGCCGTGGTTGAGCCTGTGTCAGGTACAGACCGCATCAGGTATAAGGTGCTTGTGGGCAATATCAAGTTCCTACGCCAAAATAACGTCAACGTCCCTGAGGATGCAGTTGAGGCATCTGAGCAGATTAATACCCGAGCGGCGCAGAAACGCAAGGCTGGCAGCAGCGACAAGGCCTCCTCGGCTGGCACAACCAACATTTTCATCGCAATAGACGGCACATATGCTGGACATTTGTGCCTTTCCGACACCATCAAGGAGGGCGCGGCAGCGGCGATTGCTGTTCTTCACCGCATGGGCATCAAAACAGCCATTGTCACGGGAGACCAGCGCAGCACGGCACTAGCAGTGGCTGCTTCTGTTGGCATCTCCCCTGAGGAGGTCTATGCTGGTGTCTCGCCAGACCAGAAGCAAGCCATCGTAAAACAGATGCAAGAACAAGGCGAGTGTGTTGCGATGGTCGGTGATGGGATCAACGACTCTCCCGCCCTGGCCACTGCCGACGTTGGCATCGCCATGTCCTCTGGTACCGATGTCGCCATGGAGGCAGCCGATGTGGTCTTGATGCGACCTGACGACCTCATGAATATCCCCGCGGCTCTACATTTAGCACGAAGCATATTCACTCGAATCAAGATGAACCTGGCGTGGGCATGCATGTACAATGTAGTCGGCCTACCATTCGCTATGGGGTTATTCCTGCCTTACGGGCTACATTTACATCCCATGGCCGCCGGCGCAGCCATGGCACTCTCGAGCGTCAGCGTCGTTGTCAGCAGTCTGTTACTAAAGCTTTGGAAGAGGCCATCTTGGATGGATGAGTCTATGTATGATGAGCGTGGAGGCCTGCGGAGGAAGGGATCTCTGTGGAGCTCGGTTGGCAGTATTATCTCTGTCGCACAGGATTTGTTTGGTCGGGTCTTCCGTGGGAGAGGAAAGAGAGAGGAGGGGTATGTGCCCCTTTCGAACATGGAAGCGGTATAA
- a CDS encoding COP9 signalosome complex subunit 7a yields the protein MEQAKALNALEPFLALSKAATAPRAAADLVLQATSAPNTFIFTELLAQPEIQALVTSADYSPALTVLQVFSYGTWATYAQTPGLPPLNDAQALKLRQLSLLTMARDKDALKYDVLMSGLQLQTKSELESLVVSAVYAGLITAKLDPAHGIVRVSSVSPLRDLAPGTVPDLINELHQWYDRCRSALDDLDAEIATIRQTAATRVTEKSEWDSKMQRLIEDEKNATDSGGGGTSSSRKLPTGLGSGRRLGFGKRANVGSMADAGDEAMDVDTDDDDSNTKKRSSRRKL from the exons ATGGAGCAAGCAAAGGCTCTCAACGCGTTGGAG CCCTTCCTTGCCCTCTCCAAGGCGGCAACAGCACCGCGAGCAGCAGCCGATCTCGTTCTTCAAGCAACATCGGCACCGAATACCTTCATATTTACGGAACTTCTGGCTCAGCCAGAGATACAGGCCCTCGTCACGTCTGCCGACTACTCTCCCGCCCTCACAGTCCTACAGGTCTTCAGTTACGGCACATGGGCTACCTACGCCCAAACACCCGGCCTACCGCCGCTGAATGATGCCCAGGCCCTCAAGCTTCGCCAGCTGTCGCTACTCACAATGGCTCGTGATAAGGATGCGCTGAAGTACGACGTTTTGATGAGTGGCCTGCAACTTCAAACAAAAAGCGAACTCGAGAGCCTCGTTGTCAGCGCCGTCTACGCAGGTCTCATCACCGCAAAGCTGGATCCAGCTCACGGAATCGTGCGTGTCTCATCCGTCTCGCCCCTCCGGGATCTCGCACCAGGAACTGTTCCAGACCTTATCAATGAGCTTCACCAGTGGTATGACAGATGCAGATCCGCACTTGACGATCTCGATGCAGAGATTGCCACAATTCGACAGACCGCAGCGACAAGAGTCACAGAGAAATCAGAATGGGACTCGAAGATGCAACGTTTAATTGAAGATGAGAAAAATGCGACCGatagcggcggcggcggaactAGCTCATCTAGAAAACTTCCTACGGGCCTGGGTTCGGGCCGGCGTTTGGGGTTTGGTAAGCGAGCGAATGTGGGTAGCATGGCAGATGCTGGCGACGAGGCAATGGACGTGGATACAGATGATGACGACTCCAACACCAAGAAGAGGTCGAGTCGAAGAAAGCTTTGA
- a CDS encoding RGS domain-containing protein, whose amino-acid sequence MADSMSGTPSPQPDITRDRLPTLFEVLSRRTSPPVDLFSFYIYMRDQQRSVDYLDFWLDVAQHMTLCRHYVRELRRSVLVGTPDGEKMSKRSSGILESMGGLDHGAGPSRFGHNTEKTRDQDAQMSAFLRDEASHGIHDSPQSSQSRNARPSGSTPRDLTTDSNSPMHAVAREDIRASAEKILYTFLLPGAEREIVLPGSITQDVTTAIEEFGRDDPEVFDVAKDYVFQAMERDAFPGFLRMKALGNLIPPTLIMRLILGMVSMFGGFWAAFVLIFLNTPWQVRLWLILPFTLGVYNLASYQYSLDPILALLGFSEYTPFNFSRVREPYVRKLLAKRSIMVLATTILVDAALLALFIAVPGKRL is encoded by the exons ATGGCCGATTCGATGTCAGGCACCCCGTCGCCTCAACCCGACATAACCCGGGACAGGTTGCCGACGCTTTTCGAGGTTCTCAGCCGACGAACTTCGCCGCCAGTAGACCTCTTCTCCTTCTACATATACATGCGAGACCAACAGAGATCTGTGGACTACCTGGACTTCTG GCTTGATGTTGCTCAACATATGACACTATGCCGTCACTACGTACGCGAGCTGCGCCGTTCAGTTCTAGTCGGAACTCCCGATGGCGAGAAAATGTCTAAACGATCATCGGGCATCTTGGAAAGCATGGGTGGTCTGGATCATGGGGCTGGTCCATCGCGGTTTGGACACAACACCGAGAAGACGAGGGATCAGGATGCGCAGATGTCAGCCTTTCTCCGTGATGAAGCTTCGCACGGAATCCACGATTCCCCTCAAagcagccagtcaaggaATGCTCGGCCAAGCGGGAGCACGCCTCGTGATCTGACGACAGATTCTAATTCACCTATGCATGCCGTTGCCAGGGAGGACATCCGGGCATCTGCTGAGAAGATTCTTTACACCTTCTTGCTACCTGGCGCAGAGCGTGAAATCGTGCTTCCTGGCTCAATCACGCAGGACGTCACAACCGCGATCGAGGAGTTTGGCCGGGACGACCCCGAGGTTTTTGATGTCGCTAAAGATTACGTCTTCCAGGCGATGGAAAGGGACGCTTTCCCCGGCTTCTTGCGTATGAAGGCTTTGGGAAACCTTATCCCGCCAACACTCATCATGAGACTGATATTGGGCATGGTCTCAATGTTTGGAGGCTTCTGGGCTGCTTTTGTCCTCATCTTTCTGAACACGCCATGGCAGGTCAGGCTTTGG CTCATACTACCGTTCACTCTTGGAGTGTACAACCTTGCCTCCTACCAGTACTCCTTGGATCCCATCCTCGCTCTTCTTGGATTTAGTGAATACACCCCTTTCAACTTCTCTCGCGTCAGGGAGCCATACGTTCGCAAGCTATTGGCAAAGCGCTCTATCATGGTCCTTGCAACCACAATCCTCGTCGATGCAGCTTTGCTTGCATTGTTCATTGCGGTGCCCGGCAAGAGGCTTTAG
- a CDS encoding complex I intermediate-associated protein 30 yields the protein MHATICLRRGFWSRSIDELKRQTQFVMNMEGIKGPSGPLELHSFRDPESVQACKAMSDKDVGGYSRSHLDWVGPDRSSSQVQVAKSNDLEPTAYARFHGSISTRLPSTRPDIERSGFAGWRTLDRGRTIFGKSLWNIDQYTYLAMRIKSDGRSYLVNLQTESLIPTDLHQHRLFAKRPGQWETILVKWNDFVRTNHGFVVEPQAEILRQKVRSVGVGLTDRVPGPFELCIERIWATNDERDATDSDRGLARSSGLRSKQGEAIEWETS from the coding sequence ATGCACGCCACAATATGCCTCAGGAGAGGCTTCTGGAGCCGAAGCATCGATGAGCTGAAGCGCCAAACACAATTCGTAATGAATATGGAAGGCATCAAGGGGCCTTCTGGTCCGTTGGAGCTGCACTCGTTCCGCGACCCCGAATCCGTCCAAGCTTGCAAAGCCATGTCGGATAAGGACGTCGGCGGCTATTCCAGATCCCATCTCGATTGGGTTGGCCCAGACAGGTCTTCTTCCCAAGTCCAAGTTGCCAAAAGCAACGATTTGGAACCAACCGCCTACGCCCGATTCCACGGCTCCATATCTACACGGCTACCAAGCACCCGCCCAGACATAGAAAGATCCGGATTCGCTGGATGGAGGACGCTGGACAGAGGAAGAACGATTTTTGGCAAGAGCTTGTGGAACATTGATCAATACACGTACCTCGCAATGCGCATCAAGTCAGATGGGAGGAGTTACCTAGTCAACCTGCAGACCGAGTCGTTGATACCAACAGATCTGCACCAACATCGCCTGTTTGCGAAACGACCTGGCCAGTGGGAAACTATCCTGGTCAAGTGGAACGACTTTGTCAGGACGAATCATGGTTTCGTCGTCGAGCCGCAGGCGGAAATATTGAGGCAAAAGGTGCGCTCAGTCGGCGTAGGTTTGACAGACCGTGTGCCGGGCCCTTTTGAGCTGTGCATTGAGAGGATATGGGCAACCAATGATGAGCGGGACGCAACGGACAGCGACCGAGGCCTTGCAAGATCAAGCGGGCTCAGGAGCAAGCAAGGAGAAGCCATCGAGTGGGAAACCTCCTGA
- a CDS encoding CAMK/CAMKL/CHK1 protein kinase — translation MQSSQLDPLPKDLPFRFISKTIGRGAYASIKKAIPLEESSPVFAVKLIHKGYAIKHGRISAKQINMEVSLHSHIGQHPNIIEWFAAGEDAVWKWIAMEYAAGGDLFDKIEADVGVPEKIAHLYFLQLVGSVSFMHSKGVAHRDLKPENILLSESGDLKLADFGMATMFEYKGQRKLSATMCGSPPYIAPEVLETARSDQRAIQSRYSPDLVDIWSCGVILFVLLAGNTPWDEPTKGSWEFQEYIRTDGRSTDSLWQRIPSEALSLLRGMMNVDPRKRFSFTKIRQHPWYTQHNSLLTADGRVSDPIHLATQMMKNLHIDLSQAPAPSQRQSQDDTMDVDGGSDTWAAKFSATQPETPTITDALFDWERPSLRTLGAFEVSSTQPVRRGMSSGASTTANRARAADVYDILSETEPSMSQFASTPGVPMSLTQRANRFHDIVPSYSLTRFFSHIPPALLIQMLSDALHQLNIPQPPAPRPVDGDHIALLKVKGVDTRNQGLHGDVMIDKIVFEGDHELLEVRFVKVKGDPLEWRRLFKKVALLCKDAIFNSDA, via the exons ATGCAGTCATCTCAGCTGGACCCCTTGCCCAAGGATTTACCATTCCGGTTCATATCCAAAACAATCGGTCGTGGGGCTTATGCCTC GATAAAAAAGGCCATTCCATTGGAAGAGTCTAGCCCAGTGTTTGCTGTCAAGCTTATTCATAAGGGTTACGCCATCAAACATGGCAGAATATCAGCCAAGCAGATCAACATGGAGGTTTCACTTCATTCACATATTGGCCAGCATCCCAATATCATCGAGTGGTTCGCCGCGGGAGAGGACGCTGTCTGGAAATGGATAGCCATGGAGTACGCCGCGGGAGGCGATCTCTTTGACAAAATAGAAGCCGATGTTGGTGTGCCTGAAAAAATCGCACATTTGTACTTCCTGCAACTGGTCGGGAGTGTCAGCTTCATGCACTCCAAAGGCGTGGCACATCGAGACTTGAAGCCGGAGAATATTCTCCTGTCGGAGAGCGGCGACTTGAAGCTGGCAGACTTTGGTATGGCCACTATGTTCGAATACAAGGGCCAACGGAAGCTTAGCGCTACCATGTGTGGAAGCCCACCATACATTGCCCCTGAAGTACTGGAAACAGCAAGGTCGGACCAACGGGCCATACAATCAAGGTACTCACCGGACCTTGTTGACATATGGTCCTGTGGCGTCATTCTATTTGTGCTTCTCGCAGGTAATACGCCATGGGACGAACCCACCAAGGGAAGCTGGGAGTTTCAAGAGTATATCCGGACGGATGGGCGCAGCACAGATAGTCTTTGGCAAAGAATACCCTCGGAGGCGCTATCGCTGCTACGAGGGATGATGAACGTTGACCCTCGCAAGCGTTTCTCATTCACCAAGATCCGCCAACATCCATGGTACACGCAGCACAATAGCCTCTTGACTGCCGATGGTAGAGTCTCAGACCCTATTCATCTCGCAACGCAGATGATGAAGAACCTGCACATTGATCTCTCTCAGGCCCCCGCACCGTCACAAAGGCAAAGCCAAGACGATACGATGGACGTTGATGGAGGGTCAGACACCTGGGCGGCCAAATTCTCTGCTACACAACCCGAGACGCCCACCATCACCGATGCGCTCTTCGACTGGGAGAGGCCAAGCCTGCGTACTTTGGGCGCCTTCGAGGTGTCTTCAACCCAGCCTGTGCGCAGGGGCATGAGCTCGGGGGCTTCCACAACGGCGAACCGCGCGCGTGCGGCAGACGTGTACGATATACTCAGCGAGACTGAGCCGTCCATGAGCCAGTTTGCCTCAACGCCGGGTGTGCCCATGAGCCTGACGCAACGCGCGAACCGCTTCCATGACATCGTCCCGTCGTACTCGCTTACCCGATTTTTCTCACACATTCCGCCGGCTCTGCTCATACAGATGCTGAGTGACGCTCTACACCAGCTCAACATCCCGCAGCCACCAGCGCCCCGGCCAGTAGACGGCGACCACATCGCTCTACTCAAGGTAAAGGGCGTGGATACTCGCAACCAGGGCCTACATGGTGATGTCATGATAGATAAGATAGTCTTTGAAGGGGATCATGAACTGTTAGAGGTCAGGTTTGTCAAGGTCAAGGGCGATCCGCTTGAGTGGCGTCGTCTATTCAAGAAGGTTGCACTGTTATGCAAGGATGCCATCTTCAACAGCGATGCATAG
- a CDS encoding 50S ribosomal protein L31e, translating into MSTKTKKPTGKTQRSAIADVVAREYTIHLHKRLHGATFKKRAPKAIKEIKDFATKAMGTSDVRVDPQLNKKVWEQGVKGVPYRIRVRISRRRNDSEDAKEKLYSYVQAVNTKNPKGLHTVLVDE; encoded by the exons ATGTCGACAAAAACCAAGAAGCCTACGGGCAAGACCCAGCGCTCGGCCATTGCCGACGTTGTCGCCCGCGAGTACACCATCCACCTCCACAAGAGA TTACACGGTGCCACCTTCAAGAAGCGTGCTCCCAAGGCGATCAAGGAGATCAAGGACTTCGCTACCAAGGCCATG GGAACTTCCGATGTCCGTGTCGACCCCCAGCTCAACAAGAAGGTCTGGGAGCAGGGTGTGAAGGGTGTTCCTTACCGTATCCGTGTGCGCATCTCCCGGAGGCGAAACGACTCTGAGGATGCCAAGGAGAAGCTGTACAGCTACGTTCAGGCCGTCAACACCAAGAACCCCAAGGGCCTGCATACCGTCCTGGTTGATGAGTAA
- a CDS encoding ubiquitin-conjugating enzyme E2-20 kDa — translation MDFGNMEDAQNSAPGSMQNAKLGMSNKGPDSQSVTKRLQTELMQLMTSPAPGVSAFPSADGNLLSWSATIEGPDDTPYTGLTLKLSFAFPPNYPYSPPTVLFKTPIYHPNVDFSGRICLDILKDKWTAAYNIQTVLLSLQSLLGEPNNASPLNGEAAELWDKDMDEFKRKVLARHRDIDEE, via the exons ATGGATTTTGGAAACATGGAGGACGCGCAGAACTCTGCACCCGGCAGCATGCAAAATGCCAAGCTTGGCATGTCAAACAAAGGCCCGGATTCACAAAGTGTGACGAAGAG GTTGCAAACCGAACTGATGCAGCTCATGACCTCCCCAGCGCCCGGAGTATCCGCCTTCCCATCTGCCGACGGTAACTTGCTTTCCTGGTCTGCCACCATCGAGGGCCCAGATGACACACCGTACACAGGCCTGACGCTCAAGCTCTCGTTCGCCTTCCCCCCCAACTATCCCTACTCACCGCCAACCGTGCTCTTCAAGACGCCCATATACCATCCCAACGTCGACTTCTCGGGACGCATCTGCCTTGATATCCTCAAAGACAAGTGGACGGCCGCGTACAACATCCAGACTGTGCTGCTCAGTCTCCAAAGTCTCTTAGGCGAACCGAACAA TGCCTCGCCGCTGAACGGTGAAGCTGCAGAGCTGTGGGACAAGGACATGGACGAGTTCAAGCGCAAGGTTTTGGCACGTCATCGGGACATCGACGAAGAGTAA
- a CDS encoding histidyl-tRNA synthetase gives MQPPVCVRASIVRAVTTNKTAFSRNWNKIRRVPSKLHAITANTQQQYSLGLQTATSSSSASALYSTTSTPQSALREVPGSSQATAVMGKKDDKAGKVSFQLKTPKGTRDWSRKDMILRDRIFNAITEVFKRHGGTNLDTPVFELKEILSGKYGEDSKLIYDLADQGGELCSLRYDLTVPLARYLAMNTDIKQLKRYQIAKVYRRDQPAVAKGRMREFYQCDFDVAGIYDPMIPDAEILRIIVEVFEALNFEKFTIKINHRKVLDGLFEVSGVLSDKIRSISSAVDKLDKMPWEEVKKEMLEKGISAQVADSIGEYVKHKGGKDIVDLLKADAKLEKNENAKAGIEDMNLLFTYLDAFGVTDKVSFDLSLARGLDYYTGVIYEVVTEGSAPAVAPKPSNGETEAKVSGEGAAQPGTENAAAAPVDNKKKAPKKKQLSEDDDRSDDPTVGVGSIAAGGRYDNLVGMFSGKGDKGQIPCVGISFGVDRIFSIMSAKQAREQATVRQNEVDVYVMAFGGGKDFTGLLPERIAVARQLWDAGIKAEFSAKVKPKLQQQFKVAEDGGVPLAVILGEDELKAGKVKLKILGLPKDHPDKEGHLVSRDELAAEIKKVLSAGTP, from the exons ATGCAGCCTCCAGTTTGCGTCAGGGCAAGTATTGTACGCGCCGTCACCACCAACAAAACAGCTTTTTCGAGAAACTGGAATAAGATTCGGCGCGTTCCTTCCAAGTTGCACGCAATAACTGCGAACACCCAACAACAATACTCGCTGGGATTGCAAACTGCTacatcctcatcctcagCTTCTGCTCTATATTCCACCACCAGCACCCCCCAGTCAGCCTTGCGTGAGGTTCCGGGCTCGTCACAGGCCACCGCAGTCATGGGGAAGAAGGACGACAAGGCCGGGAAGGTGAGCTTCCAGCTCAAGACCCCCAAAGGCACCCGCGACT GGAGCAGGAAGGATATGATCTTGAG GGATCGTATCTTCAATGCCATCACCGAGGTCTTCAAACGCCACGGCGGAACGAATCTCGACACACCAGTCTTCGAGCTCAAGGAGATCCTTAGCGGAAA ATATGGAGAGGACAGCAAGTTGATATACGACCTGGCAGACCAGGGTGGCGAGCTCTGCTCGTTGCGATATGACTTGACAGTGCCGTTAGCACGCTACCTGGCAATGAACACCGACATAAAACAACTGAAGCGTTACCAGATAGCAAAGGTCTATCGCAGAGACCAGCCG GCCGTCGCCAAGGGAAGAATGCGAGAGTTTTACCAGTGTGATTTCGATGTTGCTGGAATATACGACCCCATGATTCCAGATGCCGAAATTCTGCGCATTATTGTCGAAGTCTTTGAGGCACTAAACTTCGAGAAGTTTACCATCAAGATCAACCACCGGAAAGTTCTCGATGGTCTCTTTGAGGTGTCTGGAGTGCTCTCCGACAAGATTCGGTCGATCAGCTCCGCCGTCGACAAATTAGACAAG ATGCCCTGGGAGGAGGTCAAGAAGGAAATGTTGGAAAAAGGCATCTCAGCCCAGGTGGCCGACTCCATCGGCGAATATGTTAAGCACAAAGGCGGCAAGGACATTGTTGATCTGCTCAAGGCCGATGCCAAGTTGGAAAAAAACGAGAACGCCAAGGCTGGCATTGAGGATATGAACCTGCTCTTCACATACCTCGACGCCTTTGGTGTTACAGACAAGGTTTCATTCGACTTGTCGTTGGCAAGAGGCCTGGACTACTACACCGGCGTTATCTACGAGGTTGTGACTGAGGGTTCTGCTCCTGCAGTTGCCCCCAAGCCATCTAACGGAGAAACCGAGGCTAAGGTGTCAGGAGAAGGCGCAGCGCAGCCTGGGACAGAAAATGCCGCCGCGGCACCGGTTgacaacaaaaagaaggctcccaagaagaagcagtTGAGCGAAGACGATGACCGCTCCGATGACCccacggtcggtgtgggcaGCATCGCTGCGGGTGGACGCTATGATAACCTCGTGGGCATGTTTAGCGGCAAGGGTGACAAAGGCCAGATTCCATGTGTCGGCATCTCGTTTGGTGTGGATCGCATCTTCAGTATCATGAGTGCCAAGCAGGCACGAGAGCAGGCGACAGTGCGTCAGAATGAGGTTGATGTTTATGTCATGGCgtttggcggcggcaaggacTTCACGGGCCTGTTGCCAGAACGCATTGCAGTAGCGAGGCAACTCTGGGATGCTGGTATCAAGGCTGAGTTCTCGGCAAAGGTGAAGCCCAAGTTGCAGCAGCAGTTCAAGGTTGCGGAGGATGGAGGCGTGCCACTGGCTGTCATTCTTGGAGAAGACGAGCTGAAGGCCGGCAAAGTCAAGCTGAAGATTCTCGGTTTGCCCAAGGATCACCCTGATAAGGAGGGTCACCTTGTGTCTAGGGATGAGCTCGCAGCCGAAATCAAAAAGGTGCTGTCGGCGGGTACACCATAG